A window from Primulina eburnea isolate SZY01 chromosome 2, ASM2296580v1, whole genome shotgun sequence encodes these proteins:
- the LOC140824411 gene encoding uncharacterized protein, translated as MSGVLGTRAPNKGSMPIVKKHRVKILAILEPMIPLDHSFMSRRLGFRSVISNISGSIWVFSSEDVQVECVFDHAQLLNVRVSSSFLPISVLCSFIYAKCDYIDRRDLWASLLQIKPDMGPWLVGGDFNIVRDSSECLGSSGGRRLPMDEFNDFILQSGLVDAGFEGSSFTWTNKTIWKRLDRVFVSTDWCDHFHSIRVQHLPRTVSDHSPLLISTPISARGPCSFRFQSMWMRHHNFLQTVRLNWHNPCHLSGMTRLFVKLKRLKSHLKWWNQDVFGNIFDKISAAESAVKIAEVACETDLSDLHWTRLSKCNEDLAKVTAMEADFWKQKSACKWLVDGEKNTKLFHNMVKKRRVVNKIFRIWEDGVCLTSPELIQSSGAAFFQNLLNGEPSVLSCPDFSDSSL; from the coding sequence ATGTCAGGGGTCTTGGGAACCCGAGCTCCCAACAAAGGCTCCATGCCTATTGTTAAGAAGCATCGTGTCAAAATCCTAGCCATCTTGGAACCAATGATCCCGCTTGATCATAGTTTCATGTCTCGTAGGTTGGGGTTTCGCAGTGTCATTTCTAATATTTCTGGTAGCATCTGGGTCTTCTCTTCTGAGGATGTTCAGGTTGAGTGTGTCTTTGACCATGCTCAGCTTTTAAACGTCCgtgtttcttcttcttttctccCTATTTCTGTCCTTTGCTCTTTTATCTACGCCAAGTGTGATTACATTGATAGGCGCGATCTTTGGGCTTCTTTGCTCCAGATTAAACCTGACATGGGTCCTTGGCTTGTTGGGGGGGACTTCAATATCGTTCGTGATTCCAGTGAATGCCTTGGTTCTTCTGGAGGGCGTCGCCTACCCATGGACGAATTTAATGATTTCATTCTTCAGTCTGGTTTAGTTGACGCTGGTTTTGAAGGTTCGTCCTTCACTTGGACGAACAAAACCATCTGGAAGCGTCTGGATAGAGTCTTCGTTTCGACTGATTGGTGTGATCATTTCCACTCTATCCGAGTCCAGCATCTTCCTCGTACTGTTTCGGATCATTCCCCCCTCCTTATCTCCACTCCCATCAGTGCTCGTGGGCCGTGTTCTTTTAGGTTCCAGAGCATGTGGATGAGACACCACAATTTTCTTCAGACGGTGCGCTTGAACTGGCATAATCCTTGTCATCTTTCGGGTATGACTCGGCTTTTTGTCAAGCTCAAGCGACTCAAGAGTCACCTCAAGTGGTGGAATCAGGATGTCTTTGGCAACATTTTTGATAAAATTTCTGCTGCTGAGTCTGCTGTGAAAATAGCGGAAGTTGCTTGTGAGACTGACCTTTCTGATTTACACTGGACTCGCTTGTCCAAGTGTAATGAAGATCTTGCGAAGGTTACTGccatggaggcggatttttggAAACAAAAATCTGCCTGCAAATGGTTAGTGGATGGTGAGAAAAACACCAAACTCTTCCACAACATGGTCAAGAAGAGGCGTGTGGTTAATAAGATTTTCCGTATTTGGGAGGATGGGGTGTGTCTGACCTCCCCTGAACTCATCCAAAGTTCTGGTGCCGCCTTTTTTCAGAACCTGCTTAATGGGGAACCTTCTGTTCTGAGTTGCCCTGATTTTTCTGATTCATCCCTCTGA
- the LOC140824412 gene encoding uncharacterized protein, whose product MNFLIWNVRGLRSSESQQRLHAHVKEKRVKILAILEPMIDLDVRFMTRRFGFSRVISNSSGHIWVFFAEDVMVECLLDHTQFLHFRVSASFLPTTVFCSFVYAKCDYIERRQLWTSLLQVKPDQGPWLVGGDFNVVRNSSECLGSSGGRLLPMEEFNHFILDSGLVDAGFEGSSFTWTNKTIWKRLDRVFVSVDWGDHFHSIRVEHLIRTVSDHCPLFVSVPDFC is encoded by the coding sequence atgaattttctcatatggaATGTCAGGGGGCTCCGGAGCTCGGAGTCTCAACAAAGGCTTCATGCCCATGTTAAAGAAAAGAGAGTCAAGATCTTGGCTATTTTGGAACCCATGATTGATCTGGATGTTCGGTTTATGACTCGTCGTTTTGGTTTTTCTCGAGTTATATCGAACTCCTCGGGTCATATCTGGGTTTTCTTTGCTGAGGATGTGATGGTTGAGTGTCTCCTTGATCACACTCAATTCCTTCACTTCCGGGTTTCTGCTAGTTTTTTGCCGACCACTGTTTTTTGCTCCTTTGTTTATGCTAAGTGTGATTACATTGAGCGCAGACAGCTCTGGACTTCTTTGCTTCAGGTTAAGCCTGATCAGGGTCCTTGGCTTGTTGGTGGCGACTTTAATGTAGTTAGAAATTCGTCTGAGTGTTTGGGTTCTTCTGGTGGGCGGTTACTTCCCATGGAagaatttaatcattttattttggATTCTGGGTTAGTGGATGCTGGTTTTGAGGGGTCTTCGTTCACGTGGACGAACAAGACCATTTGGAAGCGTCTTGATCGGGTTTTTGTGTCTGTTGATTGGGGTGACCATTTTCATTCTATTCGTGTGGAGCACCTCATTCGTACAGTCTCTGATCATTGTCCTCTTTTTGTGTCAGTCCCGGATTTTTGCTAG